One Eublepharis macularius isolate TG4126 chromosome 6, MPM_Emac_v1.0, whole genome shotgun sequence DNA segment encodes these proteins:
- the RFC4 gene encoding replication factor C subunit 4: MQAFLKGPSSISTKPPPTKERGTAATAGSSGEGKRVRPVPWVEKYRPKCVDEVAFQEEVVAVLKKSLEGADLPNLLFYGPPGTGKTSTILAAARELFGPELFRQRVLELNASDERGIQVVREKVKTFAQLTVSGSRSDGKPCPPFKIIILDEADSMTSAAQAALRRTMERESKTTRFCLICNYISRIIEPITSRCSKFRFKPLSDKTQQQRLLDIAEKENVTVSSEAISCLVHVSEGDLRKAITLLQSATRLTGRKEVTEKIVMEIAGVVPKEILDELLAACQSGSFEKLEVVTKNLINEGYAATQLINQLHDIFVEKEEFSDKQKSAIAEKLAEADKCLADGSDEFLQLISLCAVVMQQLTQNS, from the exons ATGCAGGCCTTTCTGAAAGGTCCCTCTTCAATCAGCACAAAACCTCCACCTACCAAGGAACGGGGAACGGCTGCCACTGCAGGAAGCAGTGGGGAGGGCAAGAGAGTCAGACCTGTTCCTTGGGTGGAAAAATA CCGCCCCAAGTGTGTGGATGAAGTTGCATTTCAAGAGGAAGTCGTTGCTGTGTTGAAGAAATCCTTAGAGGGAGCTGAT CTTCCCAACCTCTTGTTCTATGGACCtcctgggactggaaagacaTCTACTATTTTGGCAGCAGCCAGAGAACTCTTTGG GCCTGAACTGTTCCGACAGAGGGTCCTTGAATTAAACGCATCAGATGAACGTGGAATACAAGTCGTCCGAGAGAAAGTGAAGACCTTTGCTCAGCTGACAGTCTCGGGAAGCCGTTCAGA CGGCAAACCATGCCCCCCTTTTAAGATTATAATCTTGGATGAAGCAGACTCTATGACGTCAGCAGCCCAGGCAGCATTAAGGCGCACCATGGAGAGAGAATCCAAAACGACTCGTTTTTGCCTTATCTGTAATTATATAAGCAG GATAATCGAACCCATAACATCTCGATGCTCTAAATTTCGTTTCAAGCCCCTTTCGGACAAAACCCAACAGCAGAGACTTCTAGACATCGCTGAAAAGGAGAACGTGACGGTCAGCAGCGAG GCAATATCTTGCCTAGTTCATGTGTCCGAAGGAGACTTGAGGAAAGCAATCACGCTGCTTCAGAGTGCTACGCGATTAACGGGCAGGAAAGAGGTTACTGAGAAAATTGTCATGGAAATTGCAGGG GTTGTACCTAAAGAAATCCTGGATGAATTACTAGCTGCCTGTCAGAGTGGCTCATTTGAAAAACTAGAAGTTGTAACAAAG AATCTGATAAACGAAGGATACGCTGCTACACAGCTTATAAATCAACTTCATGATATCTTTGTTGAGAAGGAAGAATTCAGTGACAAACAGAAGTCGGCTATTGCAGAGAAACTTGCC GAGGCAGACAAATGCTTGGCAGACGGTTCCGATGAATTCTTGCAGTTGATCAGCCTCTGTGCGGTCGTGATGCAGCAGCTCACTCAAAATAGCTAG